In Vibrio celticus, one genomic interval encodes:
- a CDS encoding ABC transporter permease, with product MEHTTTAPSRWERFKQSDILYYFLRDKVAMVSFAIFAAFLVMALAAPILAPTDPYDVTSIDIMDSELPPSWMEDGEERFLLGTDEQGRDILSTMLYGSRLSLTIGFLAVGLQLTLGIIIGLSAGYFGGRIDSFLMRFADVQLSFSTMMVAIIVSAIFKASFGSDFYAQYAVVMLVVIIGIAEWPQYARTIRASVLAEKKKEYVEAARVMGFRAPRIMFRHILPNCLSPILVISTVQVANAIMSEAALSFLGLGLPVDQPSLGALISTGFNYIFSGAWWITAFPGVLLVTLVLVINLLGDWLRDVFNPKIYKG from the coding sequence ATGGAACACACAACAACAGCTCCATCTCGTTGGGAGCGATTCAAGCAGTCAGACATTCTGTACTACTTCTTACGCGATAAAGTGGCAATGGTGAGCTTCGCTATCTTTGCAGCTTTCCTTGTTATGGCATTAGCGGCACCGATTCTAGCGCCAACAGACCCGTATGACGTGACGTCTATCGACATCATGGATTCTGAGTTGCCACCATCTTGGATGGAAGATGGCGAAGAACGCTTCCTACTGGGTACTGATGAGCAAGGTCGTGACATCTTATCTACGATGCTTTACGGCTCGCGTCTGTCGCTGACGATCGGTTTCCTAGCGGTAGGTCTTCAGTTGACTCTCGGTATCATCATTGGCTTGTCTGCAGGTTACTTCGGTGGTCGTATTGATAGCTTCCTGATGCGTTTTGCCGATGTTCAGCTTTCGTTCTCAACCATGATGGTTGCGATCATTGTCTCGGCCATCTTTAAGGCAAGTTTCGGTAGTGACTTCTACGCGCAATATGCCGTTGTTATGCTGGTGGTGATCATCGGTATTGCTGAATGGCCGCAGTATGCTCGTACGATTCGTGCATCGGTATTGGCAGAGAAGAAGAAAGAGTACGTAGAAGCGGCACGTGTGATGGGCTTTAGAGCACCTCGCATCATGTTCCGTCATATTCTGCCTAACTGTTTATCACCGATTTTGGTTATTTCTACGGTACAGGTGGCAAATGCCATCATGTCAGAAGCGGCACTTTCTTTCCTAGGTTTAGGTCTTCCGGTAGACCAACCGTCACTCGGTGCCCTGATCAGTACTGGTTTTAACTACATTTTCTCAGGAGCATGGTGGATCACAGCATTCCCAGGTGTGCTTTTGGTAACATTGGTTCTCGTTATTAACCTATTAGGCGACTGGTTACGTGACGTGTTTAACCCGAAAATTTATAAAGGGTGA
- a CDS encoding ABC transporter permease — protein MVTFLVKRLFQALIVMFVISLVAFAIQDNLGDPLRELVGQSVSESERQALRDELGLNDPFITKYTRFVGAALQGDLGTSYFFKRPAVDVILDKLVATLELVFGASLIIVCLSIPLGVYSAIHPKSFFTKLVMAGSSIGISVPVFLTAIMLMYVFSIELGWLPSFGRGDTANWFGWESGFLTLDGLAHLVLPSIALASIMLPLFIRLVRSEMLEVLSSEYIKFGKAKGLALNKIYYQHALKNTMLPVLTVGGVQIGTMVAYTILTETVFQWPGTGFLFLEAINRVDTPLITAYVIFVGLIFVVTNTIVDLLYGIINPTVNITGKGA, from the coding sequence ATGGTTACGTTTCTGGTCAAGCGCCTGTTTCAGGCACTGATAGTGATGTTTGTGATCAGTTTGGTGGCGTTTGCCATTCAGGATAACCTGGGCGACCCGTTGCGTGAGTTAGTCGGTCAATCTGTTTCAGAATCGGAGCGTCAAGCGCTGCGTGATGAACTCGGCTTAAATGATCCCTTCATTACAAAATACACTCGCTTTGTGGGCGCTGCTCTGCAAGGTGATCTTGGTACTTCATATTTCTTTAAACGCCCTGCTGTGGACGTAATCTTAGATAAATTGGTCGCGACGCTTGAACTTGTGTTTGGCGCTTCTCTGATCATCGTTTGTCTGTCGATTCCACTCGGCGTTTATTCTGCAATACACCCAAAAAGTTTCTTCACCAAACTAGTGATGGCGGGCAGTAGTATCGGTATCTCGGTACCTGTTTTCTTAACCGCTATCATGTTGATGTATGTATTCTCTATTGAGCTCGGTTGGCTGCCGTCATTCGGACGTGGTGATACCGCAAACTGGTTTGGTTGGGAGTCTGGCTTCTTAACGCTCGATGGTCTTGCGCACTTAGTGCTGCCGAGTATTGCTCTGGCATCTATCATGCTGCCGCTATTCATTCGTCTAGTACGTTCTGAAATGCTCGAGGTTCTTAGCTCTGAATACATCAAGTTTGGTAAAGCAAAAGGCCTCGCGCTGAACAAGATTTACTACCAACACGCTTTGAAGAACACAATGCTACCTGTACTAACGGTAGGTGGTGTTCAAATCGGTACGATGGTGGCATACACCATTCTGACTGAAACTGTATTCCAGTGGCCGGGTACCGGCTTCCTATTCCTTGAAGCGATTAACCGAGTGGATACTCCACTGATAACCGCATACGTTATCTTCGTTGGCCTGATCTTCGTAGTAACGAACACCATTGTTGACCTGCTTTACGGCATCATTAACCCAACAGTGAACATTACAGGGAAAGGAGCATAA
- a CDS encoding ABC transporter substrate-binding protein, with the protein MKTMKSKLAVALMAAGLSFSAAAADITVGYAADPVSLDPHEQLSGGTLQMSHMVFDPLVRFTKEMDFEGRLASSWERVDETTFRFNLRKGVKFHSGNELTADDVVWTFERLQASPDFKSIFTPYEKMVKVDDYTVELVSKAAYPLVLQTATYIFPMDSKFYSGQTAEGKDKSELVKHGNSFASTNVSGTGPFIVTQREQGVKVTFERFNDYWDTETEGNVDKLTLVPIKEDATRVAALLSGDVDMIHPVAPNDHKRVKNAKNIDLVTLPGTRIITFQMNQNSNEALKDVRVRQAIVHAINNEGIVKKIMKGFATAAGQQSPTGYAGHNEDLVPRYDLKKAKELMKEAGYEDGFTLTMMAPNNRYVNDAKVAQASAAMLSKIGIKVDLKTMPKAQYWPEFDLCSADMMMIGWHSDTEDSANFNEFLTMTRNEETGRGQYNCSGYSNPEMDAIVEASNTETDPVKRSEMLKGVEATLYNDAAFVPLHWQSEAWGAKSNVGAADVVNPMVMPYFGDLVVK; encoded by the coding sequence ATGAAAACCATGAAAAGCAAATTAGCAGTAGCTTTAATGGCAGCTGGCCTAAGCTTTAGTGCAGCAGCAGCAGATATTACCGTTGGCTACGCAGCTGACCCTGTATCACTTGACCCGCACGAGCAGCTGTCTGGTGGCACACTGCAAATGTCTCACATGGTGTTTGACCCTCTAGTACGTTTCACAAAAGAGATGGATTTTGAAGGCCGCCTAGCATCGAGCTGGGAGCGTGTTGATGAAACGACTTTCCGCTTCAACCTACGTAAAGGTGTGAAATTCCACTCTGGTAACGAACTGACTGCTGATGATGTTGTGTGGACTTTTGAACGTCTACAAGCTTCTCCAGACTTTAAGTCTATCTTCACGCCATACGAAAAAATGGTAAAAGTGGATGACTACACAGTTGAGCTAGTATCAAAAGCGGCTTACCCACTAGTACTACAAACAGCAACGTACATCTTCCCAATGGACAGCAAGTTCTACTCTGGCCAAACAGCGGAAGGTAAAGACAAGTCTGAGCTAGTTAAGCACGGTAACTCGTTTGCTTCGACTAACGTTTCAGGTACTGGTCCATTCATCGTAACGCAGCGCGAGCAAGGCGTTAAAGTAACGTTCGAGCGTTTCAACGATTACTGGGACACAGAAACTGAAGGCAACGTAGACAAGCTAACACTTGTGCCAATCAAAGAAGACGCAACACGTGTTGCAGCACTTCTTTCTGGCGACGTTGATATGATTCACCCAGTAGCACCAAACGATCACAAGCGTGTTAAAAACGCTAAGAACATCGATCTAGTAACGCTACCTGGTACTCGTATCATCACGTTCCAAATGAACCAAAACAGCAACGAAGCTCTTAAAGATGTTCGCGTTCGTCAGGCGATTGTTCACGCAATCAACAACGAAGGTATCGTTAAGAAGATCATGAAAGGCTTCGCAACAGCCGCTGGTCAGCAAAGCCCAACAGGCTACGCGGGTCACAACGAAGACCTAGTTCCTCGTTACGATCTGAAAAAAGCGAAAGAGCTGATGAAAGAAGCGGGCTACGAAGATGGCTTTACGCTAACTATGATGGCACCAAACAACCGTTACGTGAACGATGCGAAAGTAGCGCAAGCGTCTGCGGCAATGCTATCTAAGATTGGTATCAAAGTTGATCTTAAGACTATGCCTAAAGCACAGTACTGGCCTGAGTTTGACCTATGTTCAGCAGACATGATGATGATTGGTTGGCACTCAGATACAGAAGATTCAGCTAACTTCAACGAGTTCCTAACTATGACTCGTAACGAAGAGACTGGCCGTGGTCAATACAACTGTTCTGGTTACTCAAACCCAGAAATGGATGCGATCGTAGAAGCTTCTAACACTGAAACTGACCCAGTTAAGCGTTCTGAAATGCTGAAAGGCGTTGAAGCAACACTTTACAACGACGCAGCATTCGTACCGCTACACTGGCAAAGTGAAGCGTGGGGCGCGAAGTCTAATGTAGGTGCAGCAGACGTAGTAAACCCAATGGTTATGCCTTACTTCGGCGACCTAGTTGTAAAATAA
- a CDS encoding dipeptide ABC transporter ATP-binding protein: MSLLEVKNLRIEYPSRHGVHAAVKSLSFNIERGEIVGVVGESGAGKSTVGNAVIDLLSPPGRIASGEVFLDGEKVSGLSPEQMRSVRGSKIGFIFQDPMTSLNPLFTVEQQLKETIHANMKVSDQEAYQRSLDLMNQVGIPQPENRLKQYPHQFSGGMRQRVVIAIALAGEPDLIIADEPTTALDVSIQDQILGLIRDLCIKKNVGCMLVTHDMGVVSNVTDRVAVMYRGDLVEFGPTAKVLGTPEHPYTHSLISAVPRSDRKLDRFPLVSYIEEAQEMEPLDVKNHWLGQSQDHRDYTGPLLNVENVNLRFTTKDSFFESRREYVQASNNVSFEVHEGETFGLVGESGSGKSTIARVIAGLYAPNSGKVTFEGVDLTGLKSEKERRPMRRQMQMVFQNPYTSMNPRMKIFDIIAEPIRFHKLTRNENETRQIVNDLLEHVGLGVMAGVKYPHEFSGGQRQRISIARALATRPRLLICDEPTSALDVSVQAQILNLLKDLQDELNLTMLFISHDLPVIRQMCDRVGVMQMGELLEVAPTEQLFQSPQHEYSKHLISLMPEFTGLREEKAVAQAAV; the protein is encoded by the coding sequence ATGTCACTTTTAGAAGTAAAAAATCTTCGTATCGAATACCCATCTCGTCATGGAGTTCACGCCGCCGTTAAATCACTTTCGTTCAACATTGAACGTGGTGAGATTGTTGGTGTTGTAGGCGAGTCTGGTGCAGGTAAATCAACAGTAGGTAATGCTGTGATCGATTTGTTGAGCCCTCCTGGCCGTATTGCTAGCGGCGAGGTATTTCTGGACGGCGAAAAAGTCTCTGGTTTATCTCCTGAACAGATGCGTTCTGTTCGCGGCTCAAAGATTGGTTTTATCTTCCAAGACCCAATGACTTCTCTTAACCCTCTATTCACAGTAGAACAGCAGTTAAAAGAGACGATTCATGCCAACATGAAGGTTTCGGATCAAGAAGCCTACCAGCGCTCATTAGACTTGATGAACCAAGTGGGTATCCCACAACCAGAAAACCGTTTAAAGCAATACCCTCACCAATTCTCTGGCGGTATGCGTCAGCGTGTGGTTATCGCGATCGCATTGGCAGGTGAACCTGATCTAATCATCGCAGATGAACCAACAACAGCACTGGATGTTTCTATCCAAGACCAGATCTTGGGGTTGATTCGCGACCTATGTATCAAGAAGAACGTAGGTTGTATGTTGGTCACGCACGACATGGGTGTGGTATCGAATGTTACTGATCGTGTAGCCGTGATGTATCGTGGTGATTTGGTTGAGTTTGGTCCGACGGCGAAAGTCCTTGGTACTCCTGAGCACCCATACACACACAGTCTTATCTCAGCGGTTCCACGTTCAGATCGCAAACTCGATCGCTTCCCTCTTGTTAGCTACATCGAAGAAGCACAAGAGATGGAACCTCTAGATGTGAAAAACCACTGGTTAGGTCAAAGCCAAGATCACCGTGATTACACTGGTCCACTGTTGAACGTTGAGAACGTAAACTTACGCTTTACCACCAAAGATTCTTTCTTTGAGAGCCGTCGTGAGTACGTTCAAGCATCAAACAACGTGAGCTTTGAAGTGCATGAAGGTGAGACGTTTGGTTTAGTAGGTGAATCAGGCTCAGGTAAATCAACGATTGCTCGTGTGATTGCTGGCTTGTACGCACCGAACTCAGGCAAGGTAACGTTTGAAGGCGTTGACCTGACTGGGCTTAAATCTGAAAAAGAGCGTCGCCCAATGCGCCGCCAAATGCAGATGGTTTTCCAAAACCCTTACACATCAATGAACCCTCGAATGAAGATATTCGACATCATTGCTGAGCCTATCCGATTCCATAAACTGACGCGCAACGAGAATGAAACTCGTCAGATCGTGAACGATCTGCTAGAGCACGTTGGTTTGGGCGTAATGGCCGGGGTTAAGTACCCACACGAATTCTCAGGTGGCCAACGTCAGCGTATTTCTATCGCTCGCGCCTTGGCAACTCGCCCTCGTCTTTTGATTTGTGATGAACCTACGTCGGCACTGGATGTGTCGGTACAGGCTCAGATCCTTAACCTACTAAAAGACTTACAAGACGAGCTAAACCTAACCATGCTGTTCATCAGTCACGATTTACCGGTTATTCGCCAAATGTGTGATCGTGTTGGTGTGATGCAAATGGGAGAACTATTGGAAGTAGCGCCAACCGAGCAGCTATTCCAATCGCCTCAGCATGAATACAGCAAACACCTGATTTCTTTAATGCCTGAATTTACAGGTTTAAGAGAAGAAAAAGCAGTGGCACAAGCCGCGGTATAA
- a CDS encoding c-type cytochrome: MDMSRRILSVVIAVLTFSTGAMAAGLSEAEHDAIAERIKPVGQVYLVGSEPVAAEPTGPRDGAAVYGTFCIACHASGVSGAPKTGDAGDWGPRIAQGRDILADHAINGFNAMPAKGSCMDCSDDEIKDAIEHMIAGL, from the coding sequence ATGGATATGTCTCGTCGAATTTTAAGCGTTGTCATCGCAGTTTTAACCTTTTCAACTGGCGCAATGGCTGCTGGCCTAAGCGAAGCAGAGCACGATGCAATTGCTGAACGCATCAAACCAGTTGGCCAAGTTTACCTAGTCGGCAGCGAGCCAGTAGCCGCAGAACCAACAGGCCCTCGTGATGGCGCAGCAGTTTACGGTACCTTTTGTATCGCTTGTCACGCATCTGGCGTAAGTGGCGCACCTAAAACAGGTGATGCTGGTGACTGGGGTCCTCGTATTGCTCAAGGTCGCGATATCCTAGCTGACCACGCAATCAACGGCTTCAATGCAATGCCAGCGAAAGGTTCATGTATGGATTGTTCAGACGACGAAATCAAAGATGCTATCGAGCACATGATTGCCGGTCTGTAA
- the rep gene encoding DNA helicase Rep, which translates to MKLNPRQDEAVKYVSGPCLVLAGAGSGKTRVITNKIAYLVQECGYKARNIAAVTFTNKAAREMKERVGQTLGKGESKGLIVSTFHTMGLTIIRREYKALGLKAGFSLFDDQDQLALLKELTERQIDGDKDLLRALMSTISNWKNDMLTPDQAKARAQGEQDQLFAFCFEMYQKQMKAYNALDFDDLIAMPVLLLKTNQEVRERWQSRIRYLLVDEYQDTNTSQYELVRLLVGERGRLTVVGDDDQSIYSWRGAKPQNLVLLGEDYPNLRLIKLEQNYRSTSRILRAANILIANNPHVYEKSLFSEIPDGEKLKVLNAKNEEHEAERITGEIIAHKFLNRTEYKDYAVLYRGNHQSRLIEKALMQNRVPYKISGGTSFFARAEIKDIMAYLRVLVNPDDDNAFLRIVNTPRREIGPVTLEKLGSYANMRGKSLFEASFEMGLEQTLTGRGLENLRRFGDWIVRISDNAERGNTVEAVRSLVRDINYEDWLYETSASPKAAEMRMKNVSDLYSWIVADLEGDNYDKEEKTLREVVQRLTLRDMMERGEDDDDADQVQLMTLHASKGLEFPYVFLMGAEEGILPHQTSVDEGNVEEERRLMYVGITRAQKELTFTKCRERRQYGELIKPTQSRFLDELPHDDVEWESVKKPQSAEERMEKGQAHIANIRAMFNKK; encoded by the coding sequence ATGAAACTGAACCCAAGACAAGATGAAGCCGTGAAATATGTTTCGGGCCCCTGCTTAGTATTAGCGGGCGCTGGATCCGGTAAAACACGTGTTATCACGAATAAGATCGCTTACTTGGTTCAAGAGTGTGGCTATAAGGCGCGCAATATTGCAGCGGTAACCTTTACCAATAAAGCGGCACGCGAGATGAAAGAGCGTGTTGGGCAAACTCTGGGTAAGGGCGAATCGAAAGGGCTGATTGTTTCGACCTTTCATACCATGGGTTTAACCATCATTCGTCGTGAATACAAAGCGCTGGGTTTGAAAGCGGGTTTCTCTCTGTTTGATGACCAAGACCAACTAGCTTTGTTAAAAGAGCTAACAGAGAGGCAGATCGATGGTGATAAGGATTTGCTGCGCGCTTTAATGAGCACCATTTCGAATTGGAAGAATGACATGCTGACGCCAGATCAGGCGAAAGCTCGAGCTCAAGGCGAACAAGATCAGTTGTTTGCATTCTGTTTTGAGATGTACCAGAAACAGATGAAGGCATACAACGCGCTTGATTTTGATGATCTGATCGCGATGCCGGTATTGTTACTGAAAACCAATCAAGAAGTGCGTGAGCGCTGGCAGTCGCGTATCCGCTATCTATTAGTGGATGAATACCAAGATACCAACACCAGCCAATATGAGTTGGTTCGTTTACTAGTAGGAGAGCGTGGTCGTTTGACGGTAGTAGGCGACGATGACCAATCTATCTATTCATGGCGTGGTGCAAAACCGCAAAACTTGGTGTTGCTGGGTGAGGACTATCCGAATCTTCGTTTGATCAAACTCGAGCAAAACTATCGTTCAACCAGTCGAATCTTACGTGCGGCGAACATCTTGATCGCCAACAACCCACACGTTTATGAAAAGTCACTGTTCTCAGAGATCCCAGACGGTGAAAAGCTCAAGGTACTGAATGCTAAGAATGAAGAGCATGAAGCAGAGCGTATTACCGGCGAGATCATTGCCCACAAGTTTTTGAACCGTACTGAATACAAAGATTACGCAGTGCTTTACCGTGGTAACCACCAATCGCGCTTGATTGAAAAAGCCTTGATGCAGAACCGTGTGCCTTACAAGATCTCTGGCGGTACCTCTTTCTTTGCGAGAGCCGAGATTAAAGACATCATGGCTTACCTGCGTGTGTTGGTGAACCCAGATGATGACAACGCCTTTCTACGTATTGTAAACACACCGCGTCGTGAGATTGGTCCGGTGACGCTTGAGAAGTTAGGCAGTTACGCCAATATGCGTGGTAAGAGCCTGTTTGAAGCCAGCTTTGAGATGGGCTTAGAGCAGACGCTGACGGGGCGTGGTTTAGAGAACCTGCGCCGTTTCGGTGACTGGATAGTTCGTATCTCAGACAATGCAGAGCGTGGTAATACGGTTGAAGCCGTTCGTTCTTTGGTTCGTGACATCAACTACGAAGATTGGTTGTACGAAACCTCAGCGAGCCCGAAAGCCGCTGAAATGCGAATGAAGAACGTCTCTGATCTCTATAGTTGGATTGTGGCCGATCTAGAGGGTGACAATTACGACAAAGAAGAGAAAACCCTGCGCGAGGTGGTTCAACGTTTAACGCTGCGCGACATGATGGAGCGTGGTGAGGATGATGACGATGCAGATCAAGTCCAATTAATGACATTGCATGCATCGAAAGGCCTAGAGTTCCCGTATGTATTCCTGATGGGAGCAGAAGAGGGCATCTTGCCGCACCAAACCAGTGTTGATGAAGGCAACGTAGAAGAAGAACGTCGTCTTATGTATGTGGGGATTACTCGAGCGCAGAAAGAGCTGACTTTTACGAAGTGTCGTGAACGTCGTCAATATGGTGAATTAATAAAGCCAACACAAAGCCGCTTCCTTGATGAGTTGCCGCACGATGATGTGGAGTGGGAAAGCGTTAAGAAGCCTCAATCTGCTGAAGAAAGAATGGAAAAAGGGCAGGCGCACATTGCGAATATTCGAGCGATGTTCAACAAGAAGTGA
- a CDS encoding TetR/AcrR family transcriptional regulator translates to MTTHAPRDKRQQILSAAEKLIAEVGFQGLSMQKLAKEAGVAAGTIYRYFDDKEHLIEDVRMLVTQRVADAVQEGVNDSDPIKQRYRTMWLNIWNLAGTNLAAIKNRVQYDSLPITNSLNFRELERKMFAQVELLFNEGKEQGLFKPLNNEVLGGLSLAASVSLARKHSLGFYQLDEAELESAIEASWDAIIKH, encoded by the coding sequence ATGACAACTCATGCACCTCGGGATAAACGCCAGCAAATACTTTCTGCAGCTGAAAAGCTAATTGCAGAGGTCGGTTTCCAAGGCCTTTCAATGCAAAAATTAGCCAAAGAAGCGGGAGTGGCTGCAGGCACTATCTATCGCTACTTCGATGATAAAGAGCATTTGATAGAAGATGTTCGAATGCTCGTGACTCAAAGAGTAGCTGATGCTGTTCAAGAAGGGGTTAATGATTCGGATCCAATTAAACAACGCTACCGTACTATGTGGTTGAACATATGGAACTTAGCAGGAACGAATTTAGCCGCAATAAAAAATCGGGTTCAGTATGACTCTCTACCCATCACAAATAGCCTAAACTTCAGGGAACTAGAACGTAAAATGTTTGCCCAAGTTGAGCTGCTATTTAATGAGGGGAAAGAACAAGGATTGTTTAAACCACTTAACAATGAAGTATTAGGTGGATTGAGCTTGGCGGCTAGTGTTTCTCTAGCACGCAAGCATTCTTTAGGATTTTACCAACTTGATGAGGCAGAACTAGAATCTGCAATCGAAGCCAGTTGGGACGCAATAATTAAACACTAG
- a CDS encoding efflux RND transporter periplasmic adaptor subunit, translated as MKKWTFFMLLIAVLLFGSVIGFNMFKQQKIAEYMANRPEPEFPVTVTEVQPIDWVPVIEAIGFIEPNQGVTLANETSGVIDQISFESGTDVKSGQQLVRLDSDVEKANLKSSEARLPAAKAKYKRYQGLFKKGSISKEAYDEAEANYFSLSADIESLKASIERREIRAPFDGTVGIRNVYLGQYLQSGTDIVRLEDTSVMRLRFTVSQTDISRINVGQAIDIFVDAYPETPFEGSISAIEPAVSIQSGLIQVQADIPNNDGKLRSGMFARANIILPKLENQVTLPQTAITFTLYGDNVYILTEEDGVQRVAQHVVKVGERTADIAHILEGVKAGDTVVTSGQVRLSNGAKVKVVESDAITPPSETPKL; from the coding sequence ATGAAAAAGTGGACTTTCTTCATGTTACTCATCGCTGTACTACTTTTCGGCAGCGTTATTGGGTTTAACATGTTCAAACAACAAAAAATTGCTGAGTATATGGCCAACCGCCCTGAACCAGAGTTTCCAGTAACGGTAACTGAAGTTCAGCCGATCGATTGGGTTCCAGTGATTGAAGCTATCGGCTTCATCGAACCTAACCAAGGTGTGACACTAGCGAACGAAACCAGCGGTGTTATTGACCAAATTTCTTTCGAATCGGGTACTGATGTTAAGAGTGGTCAGCAACTGGTACGTCTTGATTCTGACGTAGAGAAAGCCAACCTAAAGAGTTCTGAAGCTCGTTTGCCGGCTGCGAAAGCAAAATACAAGCGTTACCAAGGTCTATTCAAGAAAGGTTCTATCTCTAAAGAAGCGTACGATGAAGCAGAAGCAAACTACTTCTCTCTATCTGCTGATATTGAAAGCCTAAAAGCCTCGATCGAACGCCGTGAAATTCGCGCGCCATTCGACGGTACTGTTGGTATTCGTAATGTATATCTAGGCCAATACCTACAATCGGGTACCGATATCGTTCGTTTAGAAGATACCAGTGTCATGCGCCTGCGCTTCACGGTTTCTCAAACTGATATCTCTCGTATCAATGTTGGTCAGGCTATCGACATCTTTGTTGATGCTTACCCAGAGACACCGTTTGAAGGCTCTATCAGTGCAATTGAACCCGCAGTAAGCATCCAAAGTGGTCTTATCCAAGTTCAAGCAGACATTCCAAACAATGATGGCAAGCTTCGTAGCGGTATGTTCGCTCGCGCTAACATCATTCTGCCTAAACTAGAGAACCAAGTAACTCTGCCTCAAACAGCAATTACTTTCACTCTGTACGGTGACAATGTTTACATCCTGACTGAAGAAGACGGCGTTCAACGTGTTGCTCAACATGTTGTAAAAGTAGGTGAACGTACAGCTGATATTGCACACATCCTTGAAGGCGTTAAAGCCGGCGATACGGTTGTAACTTCTGGCCAAGTACGTCTAAGTAACGGCGCCAAAGTTAAGGTTGTTGAAAGTGATGCAATCACTCCACCATCTGAAACACCTAAGCTGTAA